Proteins encoded in a region of the Zea mays cultivar B73 chromosome 4, Zm-B73-REFERENCE-NAM-5.0, whole genome shotgun sequence genome:
- the LOC100274564 gene encoding auxin response factor isoform X1, whose product MTSSAAAAAAAAQVAGGGGGGEGDAAAAARGGGGTEDGMYTELWNLCAGPLVTVPRVGDKVYYFPQGHIEQVEASTNQVAEQHMQFYDLPWKILCEVMNVELKAEPDNDEVYAQLTLLPESKQPEENGSSEEMPASPPAALARPRVHSFCKTLTASDTSTHGGFSVLRRHADECLPPLDMTRQPPTQELVAKDLHGVEWRFRHIFRGQPRRHLLQSGWSVFVSAKRLVAGDAFIFLRGDSGELRVGVRRAMRQQANVPSSVISSHSMHLGVLATAWHAVNTGTMFTVYYKPRTSPAEFVVPCDRYMESLKRNYPIGMRFKMRFEGEEAPEQRFTGTIVGNVDPDQAGWAESKWRYLKVRWDEASSIPRPERVSPWQIEPAVSPPPINPLPVHRPKRPRSNAVASLPESSAPTKEAAPKVTLETQQHALQRPLQTQDNVAPKSVFGDNSELDSAHKSSLRPSGFDLDKSTIGMQRKLGSDIWMRMNRPDGYSEMLSGYQPPNEGARNSQGFCSLPDQIAAGRPNFWHTVNAHYQDQQGNHNLFPGSWSMMPSSTGFGMNRQSYPMIQEVGGMSQSCTNTKFGNGVYAALPGRGIDRYPSGWFGHTTPGGRVDDAQPRVIKPQPLVLAHGEALKMKGNSCKLFGIHLDSPAKSEPLKSPPSVATPAAEKWMADGIDADKSPEPHKTPKQLGATQVDPVPERCPQASRGTQCKSQGGSTRSCKKVHKQGMALGRSVDLTKFNGYTELVAELDEMFDFNGELKGCSKEWMVVYTDYEGDMMLVGDDPWNEFCSMVHKIFVYTREEVQRMNPGALNSRPEDSGLANSTERGSASTAAAREAPGYQSASSLNSDNC is encoded by the exons ATGACTTCTTCGGCGGCGGCCGCGGCTGCTGCCGCCCAGGTGGCGGGAGGAGGTGGAGGCGGCGAGGGAGATGCCGCCGCTGCGGCGCGAG GCGGAGGCGGAACGGAGGACGGCATGTACACGGAGCTGTGGAACCTCTGCGCCGGCCCGCTGGTCACGGTGCCCAGGGTCGGGGACAAGGTGTACTACTTCCCGCAGGGCCATATCGAGCAG GTGGAGGCGTCGACCAACCAGGTGGCTGAGCAGCACATGCAATTTTACGATCTCCCGTGGAAGATCCTGTGTGAGGTCATGAACGTTGAATTGAAG GCTGAGCCAGACAATGATGAGGTTTATGCCCAGCTCACTCTGCTACCTGAATCAAAG CAGCCAGAGGAGAATGGCTCTAGTGAGGAGATGCCTGCTTCACCTCCTGCTGCACTTGCAAGGCCACGCGTGCACTCCTTCTGCAAGACATTGACAGCCTCTGATACCAGCACTCATGGTGGATTCTCGGTGCTGCGGCGCCATGCAGATGAGTGTCTTCCGCCACTG GATATGACCCGTCAACCTCCAACACAAGAGCTTGTAGCCAAGGACCTGCATGGTGTGGAATGGCGCTTTCGCCACATATTCAGAG GTCAACCACGAAGGCATCTTTTGCAGAGTGGCTGGAGTGTTTTTGTTAGTGCCAAACGTCTTGTTGCTGGCGATGCCTTCATCTTTCTAAG AGGTGATAGTGGGGAGCTTCGTGTAGGAGTCAGGCGTGCCATGAGGCAGCAAGCAAATGTTCCGTCTTCAGTAATATCAAGCCACAGCATGCATCTTGGTGTTCTTGCTACAGCATGGCATGCTGTTAACACTGGGACCATGTTTACTGTCTACTACAAGCCTAG GACAAGTCCAGCTGAGTTTGTTGTTCCCTGTGATCGCTATATGGAATCACTGAAACGAAATTACCCTATAGGGATGAGATTTAAAATGAGGTTTGAAGGTGAAGAGGCTCCAGAACAAAG GTTCACTGGGACCATTGTTGGAAATGTGGATCCTGATCAAGCTGGATGGGCTGAATCTAAATGGCGTTACCTCAAG GTGAGGTGGGATGAAGCTTCCTCCATTCCACGTCCTGAAAGGGTTTCTCCCTGGCAAATAGAACCTGCAGTCAGCCCTCCCCCTATCAACCCACTTCCAGTGCACAGACCCAAGAGACCTCGCTCTAATGCTGTAGCTTCTCTGCCCGAGTCTTCAGCTCCAACAAAAGAAG CTGCTCCAAAGGTCACATTAGAGACTCAACAACATGCCCTGCAAAGGCCCTTGCAGACCCAGGATAATGTGGCCCCGAAAAGTGTTTTTGGTGATAACAGTGAATTGGACTCTGCTCATAAGTCCTCCCTGCGACCGTCAGGTTTTGATCTGGACAAGAGCACCATTGGCATGCAGAGGAAGCTGGGTTCAGATATTTGGATGCGAATGAACAGACCTGATGGTTACAGTGAAATGTTATCGGGATATCAACCACCTAATGAAGGTGCACGGAATTCGCAGGGTTTCTGTTCTTTACCTGATCAGATTGCCGCTGGACGTCCTAATTTCTGGCACACTGTAAACGCTCATTACCAAGACCAGCAAGGCAATCACAATCTGTTCCCTGGTTCATGGTCCATGATGCCTTCAAGTACTGGCTTTGGGATGAACAGACAGAGCTATCCAATGATCCAGGAAGTCGGTGGGATGTCTCAGAGTTGTACAAACACCAAGTTTGGGAATGGAGTTTATGCTGCACTACCTGGCCGAGGCATTGATCGATACCCATCTGGATGGTTTGGGCACACGACACCCGGTGGTCGCGTGGACGATGCCCAGCCACGCGTGATTAAGCCTCAACCTTTGGTCCTTGCTCACGGCGAAGCTCTGAAAATGAAGGGCAACTCGTGCAAGCTTTTTGGAATCCATCTCGACAGCCCAGCCAAATCTGAACCTTTGAAGTCTCCGCCAAGCGTTGCCACACCGGCAGCTGAGAAGTGGATGGCAGACGGAATCGACGCAGACAAAAGCCCTGAGCCGCACAAGACGCCAAAGCAACTCGGTGCTACACAGGTGGATCCTGTCCCAGAGAGATGCCCACAAGCTTCAAGGGGCACACAGTGCAAATCACAAGGCGGGTCGACTAGGAGCTGCAAGAAG GTCCACAAGCAAGGAATGGCGCTGGGCAGGTCCGTGGACCTTACCAAGTTCAACGGCTACACGGAGCTGGTGGCGGAGCTGGACGAGATGTTCGACTTCAACGGCGAGCTGAAAGGCTGTAGCAAGGAGTGGATGGTCGTGTACACCGACTACGAAGGCGACATGATGCTGGTCGGGGACGACCCCTGGAA TGAGTTCTGCAGCATGGTGCACAAGATCTTCGTGTACACGAGGGAGGAGGTCCAGCGCATGAACCCGGGCGCCCTGAACTCGAGGCCGGAGGACAGCGGCCTCGCCAATTCGACGGAGAGGGGCTCCGCATCTACTGCTGCTGCTAGAGAGGCACCCGGCTACCAGTCCGCCTCGTCGCTTAACTCCGACAACTGCTGA
- the LOC100274564 gene encoding auxin response factor, with product MTSSAAAAAAAAQVAGGGGGGEGDAAAAARGGGGTEDGMYTELWNLCAGPLVTVPRVGDKVYYFPQGHIEQVEASTNQVAEQHMQFYDLPWKILCEVMNVELKAEPDNDEVYAQLTLLPESKPEENGSSEEMPASPPAALARPRVHSFCKTLTASDTSTHGGFSVLRRHADECLPPLDMTRQPPTQELVAKDLHGVEWRFRHIFRGQPRRHLLQSGWSVFVSAKRLVAGDAFIFLRGDSGELRVGVRRAMRQQANVPSSVISSHSMHLGVLATAWHAVNTGTMFTVYYKPRTSPAEFVVPCDRYMESLKRNYPIGMRFKMRFEGEEAPEQRFTGTIVGNVDPDQAGWAESKWRYLKVRWDEASSIPRPERVSPWQIEPAVSPPPINPLPVHRPKRPRSNAVASLPESSAPTKEAAPKVTLETQQHALQRPLQTQDNVAPKSVFGDNSELDSAHKSSLRPSGFDLDKSTIGMQRKLGSDIWMRMNRPDGYSEMLSGYQPPNEGARNSQGFCSLPDQIAAGRPNFWHTVNAHYQDQQGNHNLFPGSWSMMPSSTGFGMNRQSYPMIQEVGGMSQSCTNTKFGNGVYAALPGRGIDRYPSGWFGHTTPGGRVDDAQPRVIKPQPLVLAHGEALKMKGNSCKLFGIHLDSPAKSEPLKSPPSVATPAAEKWMADGIDADKSPEPHKTPKQLGATQVDPVPERCPQASRGTQCKSQGGSTRSCKKVHKQGMALGRSVDLTKFNGYTELVAELDEMFDFNGELKGCSKEWMVVYTDYEGDMMLVGDDPWNEFCSMVHKIFVYTREEVQRMNPGALNSRPEDSGLANSTERGSASTAAAREAPGYQSASSLNSDNC from the exons ATGACTTCTTCGGCGGCGGCCGCGGCTGCTGCCGCCCAGGTGGCGGGAGGAGGTGGAGGCGGCGAGGGAGATGCCGCCGCTGCGGCGCGAG GCGGAGGCGGAACGGAGGACGGCATGTACACGGAGCTGTGGAACCTCTGCGCCGGCCCGCTGGTCACGGTGCCCAGGGTCGGGGACAAGGTGTACTACTTCCCGCAGGGCCATATCGAGCAG GTGGAGGCGTCGACCAACCAGGTGGCTGAGCAGCACATGCAATTTTACGATCTCCCGTGGAAGATCCTGTGTGAGGTCATGAACGTTGAATTGAAG GCTGAGCCAGACAATGATGAGGTTTATGCCCAGCTCACTCTGCTACCTGAATCAAAG CCAGAGGAGAATGGCTCTAGTGAGGAGATGCCTGCTTCACCTCCTGCTGCACTTGCAAGGCCACGCGTGCACTCCTTCTGCAAGACATTGACAGCCTCTGATACCAGCACTCATGGTGGATTCTCGGTGCTGCGGCGCCATGCAGATGAGTGTCTTCCGCCACTG GATATGACCCGTCAACCTCCAACACAAGAGCTTGTAGCCAAGGACCTGCATGGTGTGGAATGGCGCTTTCGCCACATATTCAGAG GTCAACCACGAAGGCATCTTTTGCAGAGTGGCTGGAGTGTTTTTGTTAGTGCCAAACGTCTTGTTGCTGGCGATGCCTTCATCTTTCTAAG AGGTGATAGTGGGGAGCTTCGTGTAGGAGTCAGGCGTGCCATGAGGCAGCAAGCAAATGTTCCGTCTTCAGTAATATCAAGCCACAGCATGCATCTTGGTGTTCTTGCTACAGCATGGCATGCTGTTAACACTGGGACCATGTTTACTGTCTACTACAAGCCTAG GACAAGTCCAGCTGAGTTTGTTGTTCCCTGTGATCGCTATATGGAATCACTGAAACGAAATTACCCTATAGGGATGAGATTTAAAATGAGGTTTGAAGGTGAAGAGGCTCCAGAACAAAG GTTCACTGGGACCATTGTTGGAAATGTGGATCCTGATCAAGCTGGATGGGCTGAATCTAAATGGCGTTACCTCAAG GTGAGGTGGGATGAAGCTTCCTCCATTCCACGTCCTGAAAGGGTTTCTCCCTGGCAAATAGAACCTGCAGTCAGCCCTCCCCCTATCAACCCACTTCCAGTGCACAGACCCAAGAGACCTCGCTCTAATGCTGTAGCTTCTCTGCCCGAGTCTTCAGCTCCAACAAAAGAAG CTGCTCCAAAGGTCACATTAGAGACTCAACAACATGCCCTGCAAAGGCCCTTGCAGACCCAGGATAATGTGGCCCCGAAAAGTGTTTTTGGTGATAACAGTGAATTGGACTCTGCTCATAAGTCCTCCCTGCGACCGTCAGGTTTTGATCTGGACAAGAGCACCATTGGCATGCAGAGGAAGCTGGGTTCAGATATTTGGATGCGAATGAACAGACCTGATGGTTACAGTGAAATGTTATCGGGATATCAACCACCTAATGAAGGTGCACGGAATTCGCAGGGTTTCTGTTCTTTACCTGATCAGATTGCCGCTGGACGTCCTAATTTCTGGCACACTGTAAACGCTCATTACCAAGACCAGCAAGGCAATCACAATCTGTTCCCTGGTTCATGGTCCATGATGCCTTCAAGTACTGGCTTTGGGATGAACAGACAGAGCTATCCAATGATCCAGGAAGTCGGTGGGATGTCTCAGAGTTGTACAAACACCAAGTTTGGGAATGGAGTTTATGCTGCACTACCTGGCCGAGGCATTGATCGATACCCATCTGGATGGTTTGGGCACACGACACCCGGTGGTCGCGTGGACGATGCCCAGCCACGCGTGATTAAGCCTCAACCTTTGGTCCTTGCTCACGGCGAAGCTCTGAAAATGAAGGGCAACTCGTGCAAGCTTTTTGGAATCCATCTCGACAGCCCAGCCAAATCTGAACCTTTGAAGTCTCCGCCAAGCGTTGCCACACCGGCAGCTGAGAAGTGGATGGCAGACGGAATCGACGCAGACAAAAGCCCTGAGCCGCACAAGACGCCAAAGCAACTCGGTGCTACACAGGTGGATCCTGTCCCAGAGAGATGCCCACAAGCTTCAAGGGGCACACAGTGCAAATCACAAGGCGGGTCGACTAGGAGCTGCAAGAAG GTCCACAAGCAAGGAATGGCGCTGGGCAGGTCCGTGGACCTTACCAAGTTCAACGGCTACACGGAGCTGGTGGCGGAGCTGGACGAGATGTTCGACTTCAACGGCGAGCTGAAAGGCTGTAGCAAGGAGTGGATGGTCGTGTACACCGACTACGAAGGCGACATGATGCTGGTCGGGGACGACCCCTGGAA TGAGTTCTGCAGCATGGTGCACAAGATCTTCGTGTACACGAGGGAGGAGGTCCAGCGCATGAACCCGGGCGCCCTGAACTCGAGGCCGGAGGACAGCGGCCTCGCCAATTCGACGGAGAGGGGCTCCGCATCTACTGCTGCTGCTAGAGAGGCACCCGGCTACCAGTCCGCCTCGTCGCTTAACTCCGACAACTGCTGA